A window from Kovacikia minuta CCNUW1 encodes these proteins:
- a CDS encoding photosystem I reaction center subunit II PsaD has translation MAETLSGQPPFFGGGTGGLLTKAFVEEKYAITWTSPKEQVFELPTGGAAIMRQGENLLYLARKEYGIALGGQLRKFKITDYKIYRVFPNGDIEYLHPKDGVFPEKVNPGREAVNTNARSIGENPEPAKLKFSGTTTYNA, from the coding sequence ATGGCAGAAACGCTTTCTGGACAACCCCCTTTCTTTGGCGGTGGTACAGGTGGACTACTGACCAAAGCCTTTGTTGAAGAAAAATATGCTATCACCTGGACTAGCCCCAAGGAGCAAGTTTTCGAACTTCCAACGGGCGGTGCAGCCATCATGCGACAAGGTGAAAACTTGCTTTACCTTGCACGCAAAGAATATGGCATTGCCCTGGGTGGACAATTGCGGAAATTTAAAATCACAGACTACAAAATCTACCGGGTTTTCCCCAATGGGGACATTGAGTATCTCCATCCCAAGGATGGAGTCTTCCCTGAGAAGGTAAATCCGGGGCGTGAAGCCGTTAATACGAATGCCCGCAGCATTGGCGAAAATCCAGAACCTGCAAAGCTGAAGTTTAGCGGAACAACCACCTATAACGCCTAG
- a CDS encoding DUF4079 domain-containing protein — MHLPSFLWLWKIAAWSMGFAIVAYLLLAISGSWMLLIRRQHHSHSDDYRPDWLRPFHYLTGAVMAGLVLLLLGIGIVGTLGHYGSLGHSPHLMAGLLVVDLVFLSAWSATQISPTRTWARWLHLGTNLVLCIAFIFVSFTGWSVVQKYLP, encoded by the coding sequence ATGCACCTCCCCTCCTTTCTCTGGCTTTGGAAAATAGCTGCCTGGTCAATGGGGTTTGCGATCGTTGCCTATTTATTGCTGGCAATCTCTGGCAGTTGGATGTTGTTAATTCGTCGGCAGCACCATTCCCACTCTGACGACTACCGCCCCGACTGGTTGCGCCCATTTCACTACCTCACAGGTGCAGTCATGGCAGGGTTGGTGCTGCTGTTATTGGGAATTGGGATTGTCGGCACCCTGGGGCACTATGGCAGTTTGGGGCACTCGCCCCATTTAATGGCTGGATTGCTTGTGGTTGACCTGGTGTTCCTATCTGCCTGGAGCGCGACCCAAATTAGCCCTACAAGAACCTGGGCAAGATGGCTCCATCTGGGAACCAATCTTGTTTTGTGTATTGCCTTTATTTTTGTCTCTTTCACTGGGTGGAGTGTGGTACAAAAGTACCTCCCCTGA
- the upp gene encoding uracil phosphoribosyltransferase, with protein MTGKVIVIDHPLIQHKLTLMRRAETSTAKFRALMTEISMLLAYEVTRDLPLRFDPIKTPLASMHAPSLAPDKKLVIVPIMRAGQGILDGMLQLMPSARVGHIGLYRDPTTLIPIEYYFKVPHDIEERDMLVVDPMIATGNSAVAAVHRLKETNPRSMKLVCLLAAPEGISNFHEQHPDVPIYTTAIDEGLDEHGYIIPGLGDAGDRLFGTK; from the coding sequence ATGACTGGCAAGGTTATCGTTATCGACCATCCGCTGATTCAGCACAAACTGACCCTCATGCGTCGGGCTGAAACCAGTACAGCAAAGTTTCGAGCACTGATGACCGAAATCAGTATGTTGTTAGCCTATGAGGTAACGCGGGATTTGCCCCTCCGGTTTGATCCCATCAAAACGCCCCTTGCCAGCATGCATGCCCCTTCCCTGGCTCCTGACAAAAAGCTCGTAATTGTGCCGATTATGCGAGCGGGGCAGGGAATTTTGGATGGCATGCTGCAACTGATGCCTTCTGCCAGGGTGGGGCATATCGGTTTATATCGTGATCCGACAACGCTGATCCCGATCGAATATTATTTCAAGGTGCCCCATGATATTGAAGAACGGGACATGCTAGTCGTTGATCCCATGATTGCAACCGGGAATTCTGCTGTGGCGGCAGTGCATCGGTTGAAGGAAACTAATCCTCGATCGATGAAGCTTGTTTGTTTACTGGCAGCACCAGAGGGGATCAGTAACTTTCACGAACAACATCCCGATGTTCCGATCTACACAACCGCGATCGATGAAGGATTGGATGAACACGGTTACATCATTCCAGGCTTGGGAGATGCGGGCGATCGGCTATTTGGAACGAAATAA
- a CDS encoding ureidoglycolate lyase, whose product METYLLRKIAAQPVTAELFQPYGQVIMASEDGKPYGSEDAQLQLQNGTPRFYIMRLRDRGRKFHRITRHLRCTQCLGSLEGKDWWIGVAPPSEAALPNWEEVRIFQIPGNCFIKLEVGTWHAGPYFHHASVDFYNLELSDTNITDHDTCNLLEHFGVEFEIVQEAELVE is encoded by the coding sequence ATGGAAACCTATTTGCTGAGAAAAATAGCGGCTCAGCCTGTAACTGCCGAATTATTTCAACCCTACGGTCAGGTCATCATGGCTTCAGAGGATGGCAAGCCCTATGGTTCGGAGGATGCCCAGCTTCAGTTGCAGAATGGCACTCCCCGGTTTTACATCATGCGATTGCGCGATCGCGGGCGCAAATTTCATCGGATCACCCGCCATCTTCGTTGTACCCAGTGTTTGGGATCGCTAGAAGGAAAGGATTGGTGGATTGGGGTAGCCCCCCCGTCTGAGGCAGCTTTGCCCAACTGGGAAGAGGTCAGAATCTTTCAAATTCCCGGTAACTGCTTTATTAAATTGGAAGTAGGAACCTGGCATGCGGGTCCCTACTTCCATCACGCCAGTGTTGACTTCTACAATCTTGAGCTAAGCGATACGAATATCACCGATCACGATACCTGCAACCTTTTGGAACATTTCGGCGTTGAGTTCGAAATTGTTCAGGAAGCGGAGTTGGTGGAATAG
- a CDS encoding phospholipid-binding protein, whose translation MSSLVYSTNLEGSWDFHAQSKASDSAPDFPSFFKTIPPERVGLNGEYDHSGLAKRVEQTFRKQFQPHLIDKLCITQRGRVVILMGQISSQSLLDQMAELALTVMGATDVETFGVRLVELAEL comes from the coding sequence ATGAGTTCATTGGTGTACTCTACCAATCTCGAAGGAAGTTGGGATTTTCACGCTCAATCGAAAGCATCTGATAGCGCACCTGATTTTCCTTCTTTTTTCAAAACCATTCCCCCAGAACGGGTTGGCTTAAATGGGGAATATGACCACAGTGGTCTAGCAAAACGGGTCGAGCAGACCTTTCGCAAACAGTTTCAGCCCCATTTAATTGATAAACTCTGCATTACCCAGCGGGGTAGGGTCGTGATTTTGATGGGGCAAATTTCAAGTCAATCTCTGCTCGACCAGATGGCTGAGCTTGCCCTCACAGTTATGGGAGCCACTGATGTGGAAACCTTTGGTGTTCGTCTCGTTGAGCTGGCAGAACTATAG
- the petG gene encoding cytochrome b6-f complex subunit V, which yields MVEPILSGIVLGLIPITIAGLFVAAYLQYRRGNQLGL from the coding sequence TTGGTAGAACCGATTCTTTCAGGGATTGTGCTTGGCTTAATCCCAATTACGATTGCTGGCTTATTTGTTGCGGCATATCTTCAATATCGTCGCGGGAACCAGCTCGGTCTTTAA
- a CDS encoding c-type cytochrome, giving the protein MDNQLATKDSWIWQTALAVLAIFAVVILVVLGVYQFRLSDPYVRNVLSLSGNPVQGHEIFQMNCAGCHGTQADGRIGPSLLGVSDRKSKISLIQQVISGQTPPMPQFQPNPQEMADLLSYLESL; this is encoded by the coding sequence TTGGATAACCAGCTTGCTACAAAGGACAGTTGGATTTGGCAAACTGCACTGGCAGTTCTGGCTATTTTTGCTGTCGTGATTCTGGTAGTTCTGGGGGTCTATCAATTTCGACTGTCAGACCCTTACGTGCGGAATGTGCTCTCTCTTAGTGGTAATCCGGTTCAGGGACATGAAATCTTTCAAATGAATTGTGCTGGCTGCCACGGAACCCAAGCCGACGGTCGAATTGGTCCCAGCCTTTTAGGAGTTTCCGATCGCAAATCCAAAATCAGTTTGATCCAGCAGGTCATTAGCGGTCAAACCCCACCTATGCCCCAATTTCAACCCAATCCTCAGGAAATGGCAGATTTATTGAGTTATTTGGAAAGCCTGTAG